TTCATCTGCATTAGTATCAATAATAGATTGGTAAGTATCTACTATCTTATCTCCACTTTTTTGAGGCATATAATTGTGAGGATCAGTACTATCAAATGCACACACACTTAATTCTGGAATGATAATTAAATCTAAACTTTCTGGGTCAAAATCACAATGATATAACTCAACATTAAATCCTCGTTGAACTGCAAATTCAACAATTTGCTTAAGCAAAGTAGATTTACCTGACCCTGGGCGTCCCTTGATAAAATATCGATTTTGTAAAGAAGAGGTTAAATTATCAATAAAATCAAAATTTCCTTTTTCTGTAATCGAGTCAAAAAAACGATCTTTTACTATTGATTCTTTGCTTAAGAACTCGATATTATTAAAAATTTCCTTTAAAACTCGGTTATTTAATTGTTGTGCCTTTTCTATATTTATTGAGTTACTAAAATATTTTTCTAAATCGTCATGGAGTTTTCTTGCTTGTATAATACTATTAGAATATTTTTCTAAATAATTTTCTTTTTGCGTTTGAATAGAAGAAATATTTTCTGATTTTTCCTTTATTATGCTATTATCTAATATTTTAGATAAATCTATTATTTCTCCTGTTATTTTAGGTAGTATATTATCAAAACTGTGAGGAAAACTTGAATCAAAAATCCCGACATTTTTATCTAAGTTAACTACTCCATCTAAAGTATTGATATTGAATGAACTATAAATTAGTTCAATATTTATATGACAGTCATTTAGTGTACTAGCAATATTTTGAATTAGTTCGGATTTACCATTACCGGGCGCTCCTTTCAGTAAATAAACATAGTCTAAATTTATAATTTCTTTGTCAAAAAAACTGTAATTTCCTCTACCACTATTACTAGCTAAAAAGTATGATTTATTATTTGTCATTTCTATTCCTCCTTAAAAATTATTTTAGGTTATTAGAAACATAATTAACAATATATATTTATTTATGATATTATATATTAAAATATATGAATTGATGGGTGATTATTTGGAGTTATTACATTTGAAATACTTTCAAAATGTTGCTAATACAGAACATTTAACAAAGTCATCTGAAAAATTACATGTGGCTCAGCCTGCATTAAGTAAAATCATTAAAAATTTAGAGGAAGAATTGGGTGCAGAACTTTTCGATAGAATTGGAAGAAATATAAAATTAAATACATATGGAAAAATATTTTTAAAACACGTCGATCAACTTTTTTATGAAATTGAAGTTGGTGTTCAAAAAATTGAAGATTTAAAAGAAAAAAATAGAGGAAGCATCTTTTTTACAGCTTCTTCAATCGATAAAAATTTTAGTGAAGTTATTAAAAACTTTTCTAAAACGTTTCCTCATATAAATCTATTTATAAAACAAAAAAGATTTGACTCTGAAAAAATTAATTTATTGCTAAATAACAAAGTAGATTTTGCTTTTGTTAATAAAGAAATAAATAATTCACAAATAATAACAGAAGTTTTAATGAAAGAACGTGTATATCTAGCAGTAGCAACAAAACATCATTTAGCAAGAAAAAAAAAGGTTTCTATTAATGAATTAGAAAAAGAATTTTTTGTTAAATTAAATTATGATTCTAATTCGGCATATTTATATGACGAATTAGAAAAATTATTTCTTCCAAACATAACTTGCCAATGTGATGATGAATCATCATTGATAAATTTAGTTGAGCAGGGATTAGGAATAGCTTTTATATCACATAATCTTATCAATAATAGCTTACTACCCGTAAAATTAATTGAAATAGAAGAAGCAAAATATACATCTTTTTTACGTTTAGCATGGAAAAAAGAAAATTATATGTCCAAAGCTAAAGAAAATTTTTATAATTATATAATAAATAATATAAATCAATAGTTAAAAATATTATTAAAAGAAAGAGCAACAATATATAGAATATTAAAGAAATAAGTACGAAAGGACGTATTAATACGTCCTTTTTGCAATTTAATAAGGGGAATTACTGCAATATAAAAAGGAAAGTGACAATTTAGACATAGAATTGTATGTTCAAAAACCCAACAAAAAATCTATGTTCACAAAAGGCCTTGTAATTAAGTTATGATACACTGGATATGTATATAGGAGATTTGTATTTTGAAAATAGGTTATGCAAGAGTTTCAACTGGATTACAAAATTTGAATTTACAGGAGAATCGATTAAACGCATATGGTTGTGAAAAGATATTTAACGACCATATGAGTGGTTCAAAAAGTAAAAGGCCTGGTTTAGATAAAGCAATTGAATTTGCGAGATCAGGAGATACGGTTGTTGTTTGGAGACTAGATAGACTAGGACGTAACATGGAGTATTTAATCACATTAGTTAATGAACTTAACGAACGAGGCGTGAGTTTTCATAGTTTAGAAGAAAATATAACGATGGATAAATCAAGTTCTACTGGACAATTGTTATTTCATTTATTCGCAGCATTTGCTGAATTTGAACGTAATTTAATTTTAGAGCGTTCTTCAGCTGGTAGAATTGCAGCTCGTGCTAGAGGACGCTATGGTGGAAGACCTGAAAAATTGAATAAGCAAGATTTAAATTTACTCAAAACACTTTATGATAATGGAACACCAATCAAAAAAATTGCAGAACAATGGCAAGTTTCCCGTACAACTATGTATTGTTATCTCAATAAATTAGAGAGAATAGAGAATATAAAAAAGTAGAGCAACTATTCAATTTTACTAAAATGAATCTACTAAATAATTTTATATATCATTAACGCATAAAATACCTGATTTAAAATTGCTCGATGCAAATGAAGGCTTCTCACAGCGTCTCAAAACTCATAATGTATTATTGAGTTGGAATTTTAATAAAACACAAGAAAAAAGAATGCTAATTCGCACTCTTTTGCATACTGCTAAACCATACAAATAGAAGCAGTACTTTACAAGTATCTTTAAATGTTTATCCAAGGTAGGCCCTAAATATGCGAAATCAAGGTATTTATATATTGGTCTTTAATCGGTTTAACAGGATTCGACAGAGAGATAGCATATCCAATTATGATTGTACTTAGAATCTTTGAATTAGTAGTAATGAGCAATAACCAAAAAATAACCATTCCCAACTTTTTTGATCGATTAGGTAGAATGGTTATTTTTGATTTACTGAAAGGCTTCCGTCTTTCGAACAGAATCATTAGGGCAAAGTGATAGAGCATATTGCCCTTTCTATAATAACTTCATTGTAGCTTAAATTATTACTTTGTTCTAATAACTCTTAATTAGCCATTGTATCGGCTACTTTTAGATTTATTTATTGACTTATCCTTTTTTTATAATTCTATACACTGTAGAACGACTCACTCCAGTATGTTTCGCAATTTCTTCTCCAGTAAGTTTTTGTTCATCGTATAAGAATTTAATCTCTCTTTTCTTATGATCAGGTAATGAAGGTCTTCCGCCTTTTAGCCCTCTTGCTCGTGCTGCTTCTAAACCTTTCTTCGTACGTTTACTTAATAAGTTAGCTTCAAGTTCCGCAAATGCACTCATCCAAATTTTTAGCATGGTGCTCAAATCAATAAAATACAAAAAATATCTATAAGCTAGGATAATTTATAACTCTAGTTATATCTATCACATCATTAGCACTATGCTCATCATCACTTCTTTTACTCATCTGTTCTAAAATAGCATTTCTTTTTTTTATTTCTTCATCATCTTTGAGCGCTACAATTGAAAAACTATCCTCTTGTACTACCTCTTGATTTGCCTCTACAAATGGCTTCATGGCTCTTTCATAGGCTTCAAAAGCGTCATCTAACGTTTCATTTATTTTTAACTCATTTGCTAAAATATACGACCCTATCATCGCTAAACTTGATCCTTGACCTGTTAAAAAAGAGGGTGCATGTGCTGCATCTCCGACTAATACTATATTATTTTTGGACCAAGTATCCATGATAATTTGAGTTGTCGTGTCGAAAAATATACTTTCTTCTTCATCTAAACTCTTTAACATGTTAGGAGTAATACCTTCCAAATCTTTAAATTTTTCTTTTACAATTTCTCGTTGTTTTTCTTCATCTCTATGATTAACTAACAATTCATTGGGTTCATAAAAAACTAAAAAGGCATGTATAAAACTTTCGTCTTTAGTAGCGTACATAACTGATGTTTTCGCATTTTCTGAATAAATCCATCCTTCTTTGTACATATTCAAATTATTGGCCATGGAAAATCCAGTGAAATTATAGCCTAAATATTTTGTGTAGTTTTCTTCGTGACCAAATGTTAATTTTCTTGTATTAGAATGAATGCCATCCGCACCAATAATTAAATCATAAATTTCTTTATTACCACTTTCAAATTCTACACTTGCGAAAGTGGTATTTTGAATAACACTTTTTATGGAATCACCATACAAAATATTAATGTTTTCTTCTTTTACAAGTTTATATAACTCATTTGTTAAATACCCTCTAGGTATTTCAATATCATCATGTTCTTTCATTGACGTATCTGGTAATTGCCCTACCAAGTTGTTTTTTCTATCTAAAAACTTGATTTTCATATTATCTAAACTTTTTGTTTTTAGAGAGTCATATATCCCCATCATCTTGGATATATTTATTGCACTTCCTCTTACATCTATAGGATAACCTCCTCCTCTAATTTCTTTGGCTTTTTCAACAATTGTTACTTCAAAGCCATTATTATTTAACCAATATGCAGAAGTAAGTCCTGCAATGCTAGCTCCTGATATTAAAACTCTTTTATTTTCCATATATATCATCCTCAAATATTTTTGGCACTAAGTGCCACGCGTTTAATATACTCTATTTGGCACTTAGTGTCAAATAGAAACCATTATGCTATAATATTATTAAATCAATTTGGAGGTAAAATAATGTCAATAGATACTAGAAATCATATACTTAAAGTTGCAAACAACCTCTTTAAAGAACATGGATATAGCCATACCAGTATGGATAAAATTGCAAATGAATCTGAAATCTCACGACGTACACTTTTTAGACTTTTTAATTCTAAAAGTGAGATTTTATACTTAAGTAATGAAGACGTATTAAAAGATACTATTGAAAGATTGTTAGGTAAAACATTCACATTGCAATCCTTCATTCAAAAATTAATAAAAATATTAGATAATGCGTCATATTCAGATAAAGTAAATTATATGGAAACAATGAAACAACTTAAATACGAACCTGATTTTCAGTCTCAGACACTGTATAAAATATTAAAGCTGATACCTTCTCTTTCATTTAGTGATGAAGATCATCATGACATATTGAAAGGCGCTTTCTTTGGGAATATATTCATTGCTTGGGCAAAAATAATAGAAAACCCAAACATTGATTCTTTAGATATTCTTAAAAACCAACTTATTGAATTTGAAAAAACTTTGTGAATAAATTTTCAGTTACTGATATACATTTTTGTTTACATCAAGAAATAACTTGCATTAATCAGATATATATACTGTATATAGAATTAAAAAGGAACAAGCATAATTACACTATTATGCTTGTTCCTTTTTAATTCTATATAAGATATTTGAAATGATAAATCTATGAAACGTATTATTTATTTTTTAATATTAAGTGATAGAACATAAACACTATTCTTGATCACTTAATAATTTTCCTCCAGAACCCACGTTATCTAAGTTGTTTTCTTTTAAAATAACATAATATCCTTCTTTAGGGATTCCAGTAATACGTGAAGCAGTTTCTGTTAATTCCTCAACTAATTGTTTTTTTTGATTTTTTGTTAAATTTAGTGTTTCTAATTTTAAAATTGGCATAATGGTCATCCTCTTTTCTATATAAGCTCTTTTTTGATGTTTTCTTTACTTACCATTCTTGGTTCGTAGGTCTAACGATAAGTTCATTAACAGCGACGTTAGAAGGCTCATTTATTGCAAATGCTATAGCTCTAGCCATATCATTAGGTTCTATTGTGGTTTCATATACAGAAGATACATTACCTTCTACATCCGAATCAGTAATCGTTTGAGTTAAATTAGTATTAGTAGCTCCAGGACAAATAATAGTAGCTCTAATATTACTATTTTGAGATGATTCCTCCATACGTAATCCCTCTGTAATAGCTCTTACAGCAAATTTTGTTCCACTATATACTGCACTACCAGGAGTAACTAAGTGTCCAGCTACAGAAGATATATTTATGATATGACCAGAATTTTGATTTCTCATTCTAGAAATAACTGAATAAATACCGTTTAAAACACCTTTAATATTTACATCAATCATTGAGTTCCATTCATCTATCTTCTTATTATGCATTAAAGATAATGGCATAACTCCAGCATTATTAATTAAGACGTCTATTCTTCCATAATTATCAATGGCAAACTGTGCTAATTCATTTACTTCTTTAATATTTGTCACATCTGTTTGTTTATATTTAACTTCATTACTATCTTGTGACAATTCCTTTGAAATTTCTTTTAACTTTTCATTGTTTCTTGCTGCTAATACTAATTTTGCGCCCTGTTGTGCTAATGATGTGGCGGTTGCTTTTCCTATACCACTTGATGCGCCCGTTATAAGGATTACTTTATCTTTTATATTATTCATATTATACGCCTCCACTAATTAAATATATAATTAATGGTAAACCTTGAACTACACTTTAGGTCAAATAAGGCAATCCTTGTTTATAATATCTGTAATAACATTACGTGATAATTCATCATAAACACCTAATTTATAGTTAATCTGATCTAGACAATCTAACTTGCTTTTAATTTCATTTTTTATACTTTCCTTGTGTTCACTTAAAATTTCACGTCTTTTTTCTATCGTAGAATGCCCTTGCTTAAATAAAAAAACATAATGCTTTATATCCTCAATCCCCATATCTGTTGCTCTTAACAATTTAATAAATTTCAACCATTCTATATTTTCATCGGTATACGTACGATTTCCATTCTTGTCTCTTTTCACAATAGGTAATATACCTTCCTTTTCATAATACCTCATTGCTGAACTATTAATTCCCACTATTTTTTCAACATCTTGAGTATAGTACATTAATCATCACCCTCTTTAAAGTTACTTTAACAAAAACATTCGAAATATTACAATATTAATATATGAAATTAATTTTAATATGAAGCTGAAAAGGACAGTTAAAGTGAAAAAGAAATAAAGTTGAACTTATTTCATTTTTGACACAAATCTTCTTAACCATAAATTAAGAGGATTTTCTTGAACATTTAAGTATATAAACTTGTGTTATAATCAATGTATCATAAATATCGAAAGTCATGAGTTTTTAGACGATGAGAGACGCGTTTATTTGCATCGAGAATTATATTTCGTTAATAAATACTCATAAAACGATTACAGAGGTGTATGTGATTTACCCATATATCACATGTTATTTTAGAATATAGTTTAAAGCCTCCATCAATGGAAGGCTTTTTTAACGCTATCATCACTTTAAAATACATTGTTATTTTCTGAAAATTTTGTTAAAATTCATAATTAAACACTAGTATTTCTTATCCTAGTGTTTGTCTATTGTTTGTAATCCTTACTGCTTAAGAGGATTATTTAATAATGGGAGGCTTTTTAATCACTTCTTTACTAAAGCTCATTGTATTGTAGTTGTCTCAGCCTTCCATCACCTTTAGTTTTAGAATAAATAATTACGAGCAAGTGAGGGTTTTAAGATACCCTTGCTTGTTTTTTGCCCAAATTTAAGCCGAACCCTAATAATACAAGAAAAAACACTTATAAAATACTGCATTCATTTGCATGATTAGAGCATACCTTAAACACTCAGTCGTTTCATTCTAAAATGTTTCATATATACAGATTTAGTGTTGAATTTTTTGGACATATAAAGTTATATAATTTATTAGTATTTTTGTCTTTTCAATTATATTTTCTTAATTATTTTCTGATACCACAGTAAAACGTTCATTTTTATGCTGGGGATTTTCTATCTCATCCACTAGTGCAAATGCAAAATCTGCATAACTAACATAACTATTGCCTTTAGAGTTAATTAATAAATTGTCTTTGCCTGCTTGATAGTTTTCAGTTTTAGGACCATCAGCATCAAAATTTGCAGATGGACTAAGAAATGTCCAAGTAATATCTTTAGAAGTTTTTAAATCTTCTAAATTTCTACCTTGTCCTTTTGCAGTTGGCACAAATATTTCAGGAAATTCAGGTGTATCTATTAACTTAGTTGTTTGTGCTTCATCAACGTATAAACTACCTGCACCACCAACGATAATTGCTCTTGTATCAGATCCTTTTAATGCTTCAATAAGTGCACGGCCTGCTTTCACATGTGCTTCTTCTTCACCAAGAGGCGCACCAAATGCATTAATAACTACATCTAAATCTTTCAAGTCTTCCGAAGTAATATCATATATTTCTTTTTCTAAAACATTTATATTACTATTTGATAATTTTGAAGCATTTCTAACAATTGCTGTTGCATCATGACCTCTTTTAATTGACTCTTCTAATACAAGGCTTCCAACTTTTCCACTTGCCCCAATAATTCCAATTTTCATAATAAATTCCTCCTAATTTTAATTATTAAAATATATTTAATAAAAATAATAATAGAGCTAAAGCACCTATTATGAGTGATAAACAAACATCTTTAATACGTTCACCTGATTTCATTCTTACTGTCAGAGTGATAATTTGTATGAGTCATTAACAGAATGTAATTGCGT
This sequence is a window from Staphylococcus sp. KG4-3. Protein-coding genes within it:
- a CDS encoding LysR family transcriptional regulator, with the protein product MKYFQNVANTEHLTKSSEKLHVAQPALSKIIKNLEEELGAELFDRIGRNIKLNTYGKIFLKHVDQLFYEIEVGVQKIEDLKEKNRGSIFFTASSIDKNFSEVIKNFSKTFPHINLFIKQKRFDSEKINLLLNNKVDFAFVNKEINNSQIITEVLMKERVYLAVATKHHLARKKKVSINELEKEFFVKLNYDSNSAYLYDELEKLFLPNITCQCDDESSLINLVEQGLGIAFISHNLINNSLLPVKLIEIEEAKYTSFLRLAWKKENYMSKAKENFYNYIINNINQ
- a CDS encoding recombinase family protein, with translation MKIGYARVSTGLQNLNLQENRLNAYGCEKIFNDHMSGSKSKRPGLDKAIEFARSGDTVVVWRLDRLGRNMEYLITLVNELNERGVSFHSLEENITMDKSSSTGQLLFHLFAAFAEFERNLILERSSAGRIAARARGRYGGRPEKLNKQDLNLLKTLYDNGTPIKKIAEQWQVSRTTMYCYLNKLERIENIKK
- a CDS encoding TetR/AcrR family transcriptional regulator; the protein is MSIDTRNHILKVANNLFKEHGYSHTSMDKIANESEISRRTLFRLFNSKSEILYLSNEDVLKDTIERLLGKTFTLQSFIQKLIKILDNASYSDKVNYMETMKQLKYEPDFQSQTLYKILKLIPSLSFSDEDHHDILKGAFFGNIFIAWAKIIENPNIDSLDILKNQLIEFEKTL
- a CDS encoding FAD-dependent monooxygenase, whose product is MENKRVLISGASIAGLTSAYWLNNNGFEVTIVEKAKEIRGGGYPIDVRGSAINISKMMGIYDSLKTKSLDNMKIKFLDRKNNLVGQLPDTSMKEHDDIEIPRGYLTNELYKLVKEENINILYGDSIKSVIQNTTFASVEFESGNKEIYDLIIGADGIHSNTRKLTFGHEENYTKYLGYNFTGFSMANNLNMYKEGWIYSENAKTSVMYATKDESFIHAFLVFYEPNELLVNHRDEEKQREIVKEKFKDLEGITPNMLKSLDEEESIFFDTTTQIIMDTWSKNNIVLVGDAAHAPSFLTGQGSSLAMIGSYILANELKINETLDDAFEAYERAMKPFVEANQEVVQEDSFSIVALKDDEEIKKRNAILEQMSKRSDDEHSANDVIDITRVINYPSL
- a CDS encoding SDR family oxidoreductase, with the translated sequence MNNIKDKVILITGASSGIGKATATSLAQQGAKLVLAARNNEKLKEISKELSQDSNEVKYKQTDVTNIKEVNELAQFAIDNYGRIDVLINNAGVMPLSLMHNKKIDEWNSMIDVNIKGVLNGIYSVISRMRNQNSGHIINISSVAGHLVTPGSAVYSGTKFAVRAITEGLRMEESSQNSNIRATIICPGATNTNLTQTITDSDVEGNVSSVYETTIEPNDMARAIAFAINEPSNVAVNELIVRPTNQEW
- the dmpI gene encoding 4-oxalocrotonate tautomerase DmpI, which gives rise to MPILKLETLNLTKNQKKQLVEELTETASRITGIPKEGYYVILKENNLDNVGSGGKLLSDQE
- a CDS encoding MerR family transcriptional regulator, whose product is MYYTQDVEKIVGINSSAMRYYEKEGILPIVKRDKNGNRTYTDENIEWLKFIKLLRATDMGIEDIKHYVFLFKQGHSTIEKRREILSEHKESIKNEIKSKLDCLDQINYKLGVYDELSRNVITDIINKDCLI
- a CDS encoding NAD(P)-dependent oxidoreductase; the protein is MKIGIIGASGKVGSLVLEESIKRGHDATAIVRNASKLSNSNINVLEKEIYDITSEDLKDLDVVINAFGAPLGEEEAHVKAGRALIEALKGSDTRAIIVGGAGSLYVDEAQTTKLIDTPEFPEIFVPTAKGQGRNLEDLKTSKDITWTFLSPSANFDADGPKTENYQAGKDNLLINSKGNSYVSYADFAFALVDEIENPQHKNERFTVVSENN